One window from the genome of Halictus rubicundus isolate RS-2024b chromosome 7, iyHalRubi1_principal, whole genome shotgun sequence encodes:
- the Septin2 gene encoding septin 2 produces the protein MASVEVERVKLESNIRNLKLSGHVGFDSLPDQLVNKSVQNGFVFNILCIGETGLGKSTLMDSLFNTSFESTPSPHNLPSVKLKAHTYELQESNVRLKLTIVDTVGYGDQINKEDSFKAVVDYIDAQFEAYLQEELKIKRCLATYHDSRIHVCLYFICPTGHGLKSIDLVCMKKLDTKVNIIPIIAKADTISKTELQKFKSKIISELQNNGVHIYQFPTDDESVTEVNTSMNAHVPFAVVGSTDFVRVGNKMMRSRQYPWGTVQVENESHCDFVKLREMLIRTNMEDMREKTHCRHYELYRKRQLEQMGFSDVDSENKPVSFQQTCEAKRTLHLQELQQKEDEMRQMFVVRVKETEAELKEAEKELHVKFDKLKKDHTEEKKKVEESRKKLEDDILELNRRKMQFAQQPQHHTLTLGKSKKK, from the exons ATGGCGTCGGTAGAAGTTGAGCGTGTCAAG TTGGAATCTAACATACGTAATTTGAAGTTGTCTGGCCATGTTGGATTCGACAGTCTTCCGGACCAGTTGGTTAATAAGTCTGTGCAAAATggatttgtttttaatattctcTGCATTG GTGAGACTGGTCTGGGGAAATCTACACTTATGGATTCGCTCTTTAATACCAGTTTCGAGTCTACTCCGAGCCCCCACAATCTTCCGTCTGTGAAGCTCAAGGCGCACACGTACGAGTTACAGGAGAGCAATGTTAGACTGAAGTTAACTATCGTTGACACTGTTGGATATGGTGATCAAATTAATAAGGAAGATAGCTTTAAGGCGGTTGTTGATTACATAGATGCTCAGTTCGAGGCCTATTTGCAAGAAGAACTGAAAATTAAACGTTGCCTGGCAACTTACCACGATAGTCGCATTCACGTTTGTCTATACTTTATTTGTCCTACTGGCCATGG ATTAAAATCCATTGACCTTGTATGTATGAAGAAGCTTGACACAAAAGTAAATATCATTCCAATCATTGCTAAAGCAGACACAATCTCCAAGACCGAATTGCAAAAGTTTAAGAGCAAAATCATATCCGAATTGCAAAACAATGGAGTCCATATTTATCAGTTCCCCACTGACGATGAAAGCGTAACAGAAGTGAATACTAGTATGAATGCTCATGTACCCTTCGCAGTAGTTGGTAGTACCGATTTTGTACGAGTCGGAAATAAAATGATGCGTTCCAGGCAATACCCGTGGGGTACAGTGCAAG TGGAAAATGAATCCCATTGCGATTTCGTCAAATTGCGTGAGATGTTAATACGGACGAACATGGAAGATATGAGAGAGAAAACGCATTGTCGTCATTATGAGCTTTATCGTAAAAGACAACTGGAACAG ATGGGCTTCAGTGACGTGGACAGCGAGAACAAACCAGTTAGTTTCCAACAGACATGCGAAGCGAAGAGAACTCTCCACTTGCAGGAGCTTCAGCAGAAGGAGGATGAAATGAGACAAATGTTCGTAGTGAGAGTGAAAGAAACGGAGGCTGAATTGAAGGAAGCAGAGAAAGAG CTACACGTTAAATTCGACAAACTAAAAAAGGATCACACAGAGGAAAAGAAAAAGGTGGAGGAAAGCAGGAAGAAACTCGAGGACGACATTCTCGAATTAAATAGACGAAAGATGCAGTTCGCTCAGCAACCTCAGCATCATACGCTAACACTAGGGAAAAGCAAGAAGAAATAA